In a genomic window of Rhinolophus ferrumequinum isolate MPI-CBG mRhiFer1 chromosome 2, mRhiFer1_v1.p, whole genome shotgun sequence:
- the SLX9 gene encoding ribosome biogenesis protein SLX9 homolog isoform X2, with translation MHQRALPEPPQAAPRLLPTQGGSWSGWESGLAALGGGSCPGRGTPRPLGPPTPSVPGGDQGPVPRPTSACRRGPRLWAHLSYSVPGLVHSSSPQLGPSEPRFSHLRSGTRHGLTDRKVPSARPGPRWASVTGAETKAVLPKKEKRKLRRERWLQKIEAIKLAEQKRQAERKRRATVVVGDLQPLRDALPELLELEAGARRPHARRASSVPRPAELSRMSAAQRLQLLEEERTRFRELLASPIYRASPLLAIGQQLAQRMQLDGGGLL, from the exons ATGCACCAGCGGGCACTGCCCGAGCCTCCTCAGGCCGCACCACGGCTTCTGCCGACACAGGGTGGCTCTTGGTCCGGCTGGGAGTCAGGTCTGGCAGCGTTGGGCGGTGGCTCATGCCCAGGGCGCGGCACCCCGCGGCCCCTCGGCCCTCCCACCCCGAGTGTGCCAGGTGGGGACCAGGGTCCTGTGCCTCGCCCCACCTCTGCCTGCCGCAGAGGCCCCCGGCTCTGGGCCCACCTGTCGTACTCTGTTCCAGGCCTGGTCCACAGCAGTTCCCCTCAACTCGGCCCCTCTGAGCCTCGCTTTTCTCATCTGCGAAGTGGGACTCGTCATGGGCTCACTGACAGAAAGGTGCCCAGTGCTCGCCCAGGGCCACGCTGGGCTAGTGTCACAG GTGCTGAGACGAAGGCTGTTTTGCCCAAGAAGGAGAAACGGAAGCTGAGACGCGAGAGGTGGTTGCAGA AAATCGAAGCCATAAAGCTGGCCGAGCAGAAGCGCCAGGCGGAGCGGAAGCGGCGGGCCACCGTGGTTGTGGGGGACCTGCAGCCCCTGCGGGATGCCCTCCCCGAGCTGCTGGAGCTGGAGGCTGGCGCCCGGCGGCCGCATGCCAGAAG GGCGAGCAGCGTGCCCCGGCCGGCCGAGCTGAGCCGCATGAGCGCCGCACAGAGGCTCCAGCTCCT CGAGGAAGAAAGGACCCGCTTTCGGGAGCTGCTGGCCAGTCCGATCTACAGAGCCAGTCCCCTGCTGGCCATTGGGCAGCAGCTGGCCCAGCGGATGCAGCTGGATGGTGGCGGCCTGCTCTGA
- the SLX9 gene encoding ribosome biogenesis protein SLX9 homolog isoform X1 has translation MHQRALPEPPQAAPRLLPTQGGSWSGWESGLAALGGGSCPGRGTPRPLGPPTPSVPGGDQGPVPRPTSACRRGPRLWAHLSYSVPGLVHSSSPQLGPSEPRFSHLRSGTRHGLTDRKVPSARPGPRWASVTGAETKAVLPKKEKRKLRRERWLQKIEAIKLAEQKRQAERKRRATVVVGDLQPLRDALPELLELEAGARRPHARSRASSVPRPAELSRMSAAQRLQLLEEERTRFRELLASPIYRASPLLAIGQQLAQRMQLDGGGLL, from the exons ATGCACCAGCGGGCACTGCCCGAGCCTCCTCAGGCCGCACCACGGCTTCTGCCGACACAGGGTGGCTCTTGGTCCGGCTGGGAGTCAGGTCTGGCAGCGTTGGGCGGTGGCTCATGCCCAGGGCGCGGCACCCCGCGGCCCCTCGGCCCTCCCACCCCGAGTGTGCCAGGTGGGGACCAGGGTCCTGTGCCTCGCCCCACCTCTGCCTGCCGCAGAGGCCCCCGGCTCTGGGCCCACCTGTCGTACTCTGTTCCAGGCCTGGTCCACAGCAGTTCCCCTCAACTCGGCCCCTCTGAGCCTCGCTTTTCTCATCTGCGAAGTGGGACTCGTCATGGGCTCACTGACAGAAAGGTGCCCAGTGCTCGCCCAGGGCCACGCTGGGCTAGTGTCACAG GTGCTGAGACGAAGGCTGTTTTGCCCAAGAAGGAGAAACGGAAGCTGAGACGCGAGAGGTGGTTGCAGA AAATCGAAGCCATAAAGCTGGCCGAGCAGAAGCGCCAGGCGGAGCGGAAGCGGCGGGCCACCGTGGTTGTGGGGGACCTGCAGCCCCTGCGGGATGCCCTCCCCGAGCTGCTGGAGCTGGAGGCTGGCGCCCGGCGGCCGCATGCCAGAAG CAGGGCGAGCAGCGTGCCCCGGCCGGCCGAGCTGAGCCGCATGAGCGCCGCACAGAGGCTCCAGCTCCT CGAGGAAGAAAGGACCCGCTTTCGGGAGCTGCTGGCCAGTCCGATCTACAGAGCCAGTCCCCTGCTGGCCATTGGGCAGCAGCTGGCCCAGCGGATGCAGCTGGATGGTGGCGGCCTGCTCTGA